GAGAGCTCTATACATTTCTTAAGAAGTCATATGATAGATTCTTTAATAGAGATTATGATGTGATAGAGGATATAGTATATAGATCAGCGATAGATAAGCTTTCTATAGTTAAACAAGATCCATATGAGTTAAAGGGTATTAGGAGTGTTCTAAATTTCGGCCATACAATAGGACATGCAATTGAAGTCTCTACAAAGTTTAGTATAAGTCATGGGAAGGCTGTTGCTATTGGAATGGTGTGCGAGTCTATGCTTGGTATAGAACTTGGGGTATCTCCTAAAGATATTTTAGAGGAGGTGATACATATGTTAAAACTGTATAGACTTCCCACAAATGTTAAAGAACTTGGGATAGATATAGATAGAGATTTAGCACTTTATGCAGTTACAAGGGATAAGAAGAGTCGTGGAGCAGAGATACTTATGCCTCTACCAGTTGAGCTAGGTAAATGGGATTTATTTAGAGTGGATATAGAGTTTGTGAAGAGTGTGTTTATAAAGTGTCTTGGATAGATGCTTCAACAAAACTATATGGTGTTCTAGGAAAGAATATCTTCTATACACTTTCACCAGCAATACATAACTATATATTTAGAGAGATTAGCTATAATGCTGTATATCTAGCTTTTGATGTATCTGAAGATAAGTTTGACATTATTGGGAGAGCTCTTATTGAGTTATGTGAAGGCTTTAATATTACGATACCATATAAGGAGAGGATAATGGGTTTTCTCTATAGCTTAGATAGATCAGCTGAAGTTGTTGGTGCTGTAAATACTGTTTATAGGGGTAGGGGATATAATACGGATTACCTAGCTCTACTAAGTATACTGAAGAGATACTCCAATGTTTTGAGGGGATCTATATGCTATATATATGGTGCTGGAGGTGCTTCGAAAGCCTCAGCTGTCGCTTTATATGAATATGGATGTGAGGTTCACATAGTTAATAGATCCTTAGAAAGAGCACAGCATATGGCGCACTATCTATCTAGATATGGAATAGATATACATATTGATAGTGATTGTTCTAAGAAAAGAGATGTTATTGTCAATGCTACTCCAAACCCATCTATAGTGCCAGATAAATGTCTAGATGGTGTAAGTCTAGTTATAGAGTTTGTCTATAACCCAATTGAGACAAGTCTCATTAAAAGGGCTAAGACAAGGGGTGTAGAGTTTATAGATGGGCTAAAAATACTTATTAAACAAGCTCTTGAGGCTCAGAGGATTTGGCTTGGAATAGATTTTCCTGAAGAAAAGGTTTTGGAGTATCTCTATGCCAGGAAACTCATTCGGTAAAATGTTTAGAATTACAACATTTGGGGAAAGCCATGGCCAAGCAATAGGTGTTGTTATAGATGGTGTTCCAGCTGGATTGCCATTGTCATCTGAAGACATAGAATTTGAATTAAGGTTTAGGAGACCGGGATCTTTATATACATCACCAAGAGCTGAAAGTGATAAGATTGAGATTCTAAGTGGTGTATTTAATGGTAGGACAACTGGTATGCCTATAACCATAATTGTTAGGAATATAGATGTAGATTCTTCATACTATGAAGAGATTAAATATACTCCAAGACCAGGGCATGCTGATCTACCATATATAATGAGATATGGTTTTGAGAATTGGGATTATAGAGGTGGTGGTAGGGCAAGTGGTAGGGAGACTGTTGCAAGGGTTATAGCTGGTGCTATTGCTAAAAAACTTCTATTATCATTAGATACATGGATTGCTGGATGTATAAAGTCTCTTGGCAATATGGAGATAGAGGATGAGATTAGTTTTGAAGAGGCATTTAGATCTAGATGTAGTCCTCTAAAACCATGTAGTATAAGGTATGAGAATATGTTTAGAGAGTTGATAGAGAAGGCTATTAGTAGTGGTGATAGTGTTGGAGGTGTAGTGGAGGTCATAGTGAAGAATCCTCCAGTAGGTCTAGGAGAACCTGTTTTTGATAAGATTAAAGCTGATTTAGCTAAAGCAGTAATGTCTATACCTGGTGTAGTAGGTTTTGAAGTTGGCTTAGGATTTAAATATGCTAAACACTTTGGTTCTGAGGTTATGGACGAAATTATTGTTAGGGATGGAAGGTTTGGATGGAGATATAACTACTCTGGAGGAATACTAGGCGGAATAACTACTGGTGAACCAATTGTATTTAGATGTGCATTTAAACCAACAAGCTCTATTAGAATGCCTTATAAAACAGTTGATTTGAGAACAAATGAGGAGAGGATAATAGTTATAAAGGGGAGGCATGATCCATGTATAGCTATTAGAGGTGTAGCTGTGGTAGAAGCTATGACTGCAATAGTTCTTGTAGATCATGCAATTAGATCTGGGCTTATTCCCTCTGTAAGACTCTCTAACGATATTGTTAGTCTTATTGAAGATAGATGGAAGAGGTATAGAGAGGTATGTATGCATATGGAGGAGTTACGATAGTAAATGCTGTTCCAGCATGGCTAGGTTCTGCAATGGCTATAGATCTTAGGGTTAGGGTATATGTAGATATATGTAGACCTACAGAGATATGCTATTATCAATCCAAACTCGTTGAATATATAGTTAAGTACTTTATGAAGAAATATAATATCCCTAGAATCAAAGTTTATATATCTTCAGAAATTCCACCATCTAGTGGTTTGAAGAGTAGTAGTGCTGTATCAGTAGCATTGATAAGATGTATAACATCTAGATTCTCTATATATGAACCCTCTATCCCAAGACTAGCTGCAGAGCTTAGCCGATTAGCTGGAGTATCATTTACAGGTGCCCTAGATGATGCATCAGCCTCCTACTACGGTGGAATAGTCTTTACAGATAATCTTAATATGAACATATTAAAGGTTTTAGATCTTCCAAAGGAGTATACCACAGTATTGCTATTTCATGCTACTAGAAATCCTGTGGATGTTGATAGACTTAGGAGGTGTGCATATATGTTTAGAGATATCTTTGAGCTAGCCTATCAGGGAGAGATATTTAGGGCTATGACCATGAATGGACTTTTAATAGCAAGACTCCTTGGATATAATGAGGATATTCCTAGGAAAGCTCTAGAGAAAGGTGCATTAGCAGCTGGTGTAAGTGGTAATGGGCCAACGATATTTGCTATAACTAGAAGGGGTGATGAGGGACCTATATATGAGTATTTCTCCCTATATGGATATACAAAGGTTGTTGATGTTATAGGTGTTGGTATGTATGAGAATAGTTATTGAGAAATCAAAGATTAGTGGCTCTATAGAAGCTCCACAGTCTAAGAGCTATGCAATTAGACTAATATTTGCATCAATAATAACAGATGTTGAGCTAGACAACCTCATCCTTTCTAGAGATGTAAAGGCTGCTTTAAATGCTGTAGAAGCTCTAGGTATATCATATGAGAATGGCAGGTTTATACGAAGAGACACGGTAAGAATTGTCAAGGACTATGTAAATGTTGGTGAATCTGCAACTGTTCTCAGAATGCTTATACCAATTGTATCTGTTATTGGTGGTAGAATAACTATAGATGGAGATGAATCACTTAGAAGAAGACCTCTAAAAGCAGTTGTAGAGGCATTAACTGATCGAGGGGTTAAGATATATGGAGATCGTCTTCCAATAACTATAGAGGGAAGGTTGAGAGATCAATACATAGAGATTAGAGGTGATGAGAGTAGCCAATATATATCTGGGTTTATGTATGCATTTACAATCTCTGGAGGTGGAACCATTGTTATCAAGCCTCCAATATCTTCAAAGAGCTATATATATCTAACAACAGATATCCTTAGAAGTATTGGTGTTGAGGTAAAGTTTAGTGGGAATAGGATAGATGTTGAACCAACAGAAGATATTACACCATATAGAGGTAGAGTTCCTGGAGACTATCTACTCTCATCATTCTATGTCGCTTCAGCACTATTAACAGGTGGGAGGATCTATGTCTATGGTCTTCCACAGCCCGCAAACTATTTTGGTGATCATAGCATAGTTGAGATATATAGATCTATGGGTGCTATAAGCTTCTATTCAAATAATACATGGTTTGCAGAAGCTGTAGATACATATAGATCCATCGATATAGATATAGATGATGCTCCTGATCTTGCACCATCAATAGCTCCTATAGCAACTATAGCAAATGGTATAAGTGTTATAAGAGGTGTTAGGAGGTTGAGGATAAAGGAGAGCGATAGGGTTATGACAATATCATCAGCTCTAAAAAGCTTTGGAATAGATGTAAATATATCTATCGATACAATAGAAATATATGGAGGAGAACCTCAGAGAAGTTCTATCCAATGTCCAAACGACCATAGAATAGCTATGATGGTAACACCACTTGCTTTAAGAGTAGGTGGGGTTATTGATGCTGCTGAATGCGTAGATAAAAGTAATCCAAATTTCTGGAGAGATATAGAGTATCTAGGTGGTAGGATTAGCTATGGCTAAACTAAATACACTTGTAGTAGCATCAATACCTATTAGAAGAGCTGAAGATTTAGAGAAGATTAGCTATGCTCTAGATGCTGATCTGATAGAGCTTAGAGTTGACTATATGGAGAATCCTCTAGATATAGATTATAGTGTTCTTCCAAGGGATAAGGTAATAGTTACTCTAAGAGATATTAGTGAAGGTGGTGTTAAATTTCATGA
Above is a genomic segment from Ignisphaera aggregans DSM 17230 containing:
- a CDS encoding shikimate 5-dehydrogenase (COGs: COG0169 Shikimate 5-dehydrogenase~InterPro IPR013708:IPR006151:IPR011342~KEGG: sai:Saci_0185 shikimate/quinate 5-dehydrogenase~PFAM: Shikimate dehydrogenase substrate binding domain protein; Shikimate/quinate 5-dehydrogenase~SPTR: Q4JC75 Shikimate dehydrogenase~TIGRFAM: shikimate 5-dehydrogenase~PFAM: Shikimate dehydrogenase substrate binding domain; Shikimate / quinate 5-dehydrogenase~TIGRFAM: shikimate 5-dehydrogenase) produces the protein MSWIDASTKLYGVLGKNIFYTLSPAIHNYIFREISYNAVYLAFDVSEDKFDIIGRALIELCEGFNITIPYKERIMGFLYSLDRSAEVVGAVNTVYRGRGYNTDYLALLSILKRYSNVLRGSICYIYGAGGASKASAVALYEYGCEVHIVNRSLERAQHMAHYLSRYGIDIHIDSDCSKKRDVIVNATPNPSIVPDKCLDGVSLVIEFVYNPIETSLIKRAKTRGVEFIDGLKILIKQALEAQRIWLGIDFPEEKVLEYLYARKLIR
- a CDS encoding chorismate synthase (COGs: COG0082 Chorismate synthase~InterPro IPR000453:IPR020541~KEGG: sso:SSO0307 chorismate synthase~PFAM: chorismate synthase~PRIAM: Chorismate synthase~SPTR: C5SSB9 Chorismate synthase~TIGRFAM: chorismate synthase~PFAM: Chorismate synthase~TIGRFAM: chorismate synthase) — translated: MPGNSFGKMFRITTFGESHGQAIGVVIDGVPAGLPLSSEDIEFELRFRRPGSLYTSPRAESDKIEILSGVFNGRTTGMPITIIVRNIDVDSSYYEEIKYTPRPGHADLPYIMRYGFENWDYRGGGRASGRETVARVIAGAIAKKLLLSLDTWIAGCIKSLGNMEIEDEISFEEAFRSRCSPLKPCSIRYENMFRELIEKAISSGDSVGGVVEVIVKNPPVGLGEPVFDKIKADLAKAVMSIPGVVGFEVGLGFKYAKHFGSEVMDEIIVRDGRFGWRYNYSGGILGGITTGEPIVFRCAFKPTSSIRMPYKTVDLRTNEERIIVIKGRHDPCIAIRGVAVVEAMTAIVLVDHAIRSGLIPSVRLSNDIVSLIEDRWKRYREVCMHMEELR
- a CDS encoding shikimate kinase (COGs: COG1685 shikimate kinase~InterProIPR006206:IPR013750:IPR006204:IPR020537:IPR 010189~KEGG: mse:Msed_1872 shikimate kinase~PFAM: GHMP kinase; GHMP kinase domain protein~SPTR: A4YHW0 Shikimate kinase~TIGRFAM: shikimate kinase~PFAM: GHMP kinases C terminal; GHMP kinases N terminal domain~TIGRFAM: shikimate kinase), with product MYAYGGVTIVNAVPAWLGSAMAIDLRVRVYVDICRPTEICYYQSKLVEYIVKYFMKKYNIPRIKVYISSEIPPSSGLKSSSAVSVALIRCITSRFSIYEPSIPRLAAELSRLAGVSFTGALDDASASYYGGIVFTDNLNMNILKVLDLPKEYTTVLLFHATRNPVDVDRLRRCAYMFRDIFELAYQGEIFRAMTMNGLLIARLLGYNEDIPRKALEKGALAAGVSGNGPTIFAITRRGDEGPIYEYFSLYGYTKVVDVIGVGMYENSY
- a CDS encoding 3-phosphoshikimate 1-carboxyvinyltransferase (COGs: COG0128 5-enolpyruvylshikimate-3-phosphate synthase~InterPro IPR001986:IPR006264~KEGG: sim:M1627_1911 3-phosphoshikimate 1-carboxyvinyltransferase~PFAM: EPSP synthase (3-phosphoshikimate 1-carboxyvinyltransferase)~PRIAM: 3-phosphoshikimate 1-carboxyvinyltransferase~SPTR: C3MZF0 3-phosphoshikimate 1-carboxyvinyltransferase~TIGRFAM: 3-phosphoshikimate 1-carboxyvinyltransferase~PFAM: EPSP synthase (3-phosphoshikimate 1-carboxyvinyltransferase)~TIGRFAM: 3-phosphoshikimate 1-carboxyvinyltransferase), whose protein sequence is MRIVIEKSKISGSIEAPQSKSYAIRLIFASIITDVELDNLILSRDVKAALNAVEALGISYENGRFIRRDTVRIVKDYVNVGESATVLRMLIPIVSVIGGRITIDGDESLRRRPLKAVVEALTDRGVKIYGDRLPITIEGRLRDQYIEIRGDESSQYISGFMYAFTISGGGTIVIKPPISSKSYIYLTTDILRSIGVEVKFSGNRIDVEPTEDITPYRGRVPGDYLLSSFYVASALLTGGRIYVYGLPQPANYFGDHSIVEIYRSMGAISFYSNNTWFAEAVDTYRSIDIDIDDAPDLAPSIAPIATIANGISVIRGVRRLRIKESDRVMTISSALKSFGIDVNISIDTIEIYGGEPQRSSIQCPNDHRIAMMVTPLALRVGGVIDAAECVDKSNPNFWRDIEYLGGRISYG